In Ovis canadensis isolate MfBH-ARS-UI-01 breed Bighorn chromosome 11, ARS-UI_OviCan_v2, whole genome shotgun sequence, one genomic interval encodes:
- the MSL1 gene encoding male-specific lethal 1 homolog isoform X3, with product MERRMQLVKKDNEKERHKLFQGYETEEREETELSEKIKLECQPELSETTQTLPPKPFSCGRSGKGHKRKSPFGSTERKIPVKKLAPEFSKVKTKTPKHSPVKEEPCGSLSETVCKRELRSQETPEKPRSSVDTPPRLSTPQKGPSTHPKEKAFSSEIEDLPYLSTTEMYLCRWHQPPPSPLPLRESSPKKEETVARCLMPSSVAGETSVLAVPSWRDHSVEPLRDPNPSDLLENLDDSVFSKRHAKLELDEKRRKRWDIQRIREQRILQRLQLRMYKKKGIQESEPEVTSFFPEPDDVESLMITPFLPVVAFGRPLPKLTPQNFELPWLDERSRCRLEIQKKQTPHRTCRK from the exons ATGGAAAGGCGgatgcagctggtaaagaaggaTAATGAGAAAGAAAGGCACAAGCTGTTTCAGGGCTatgaaactgaagaaagagaggaaacggAGCTATCGGAGAAAATTAAACTGGAGTGCCAGCCGGAGCTTTCTGAGACAACCCAGACTCTGCCTCCCAAGCCTTTCTCCTGTGGGCGGAGTGGAAAGGGACACAAAAG GAAATCCCCATTTGGAAGTACAGAAAGAAAGATTCCTGTTAAAAAGCTGGCTCCTGAATTTTCAAAAGTCAAAACAAAAACTCCTAAGCACTCTCCTGTTAAAGAGGAACCCTGTGGTTCCTTATCTGAAACTGTTTGTAAACGTGAATTGAGGAGCCAAGAAACTCCAGAAAAGCCCCGGTCTTCAGTGGACACCCCGCCAAGACTCTCAACTCCCCAGAAGGGACCCAGCACCCATCCCAAGGAGAAAGCCTTCTCAAGTGAGATAGAAGATTTGCCGTACCTTTCCACCACAGAAATGTATTTGTGTCGTTggcaccagcctcccccatcaccGTTACCATTACGGGAATCCTCTCCAAAGAAGGAGGAGACTGTAGCAA GGTGTCTGATGCCATCAAGTGTTGCAGGAGAAACTTCAGTCTTGGCTG ttcctTCTTGGAGGGACCACTCAGTAGAGCCTCTAAGGGACCCAAATCCTTCAGACCTTTTGGAG AACCTGGATGACAGTGTGTTTTCGAAGAGGCATGCAAAACTGGAGCTGgatgagaagagaaggaaaag ATGGGATATTCAGAGGATCAGGGAACAAAGAATTTTACAGCGACTGCAGCTCAGAATgtataaaaagaaaggaattcaGGAATCTGAGCCCGAGGTTACCTCATTTTTCCCTGAGCCAGATGATG TTGAAAGTTTGATGATTACCCCCTTCTTGCCTGTTGTAGCATTCGGACGACCATTACCAAAACTAACTCCACA GAATTTTGAGCTGCCCTGGTTGGATGAGCGTAGCCGATGCAGGTTGGAGATCCAGAAGAAGCAAACACCTCATCGGACGTGTAGGAAATAG